A window from Dioscorea cayenensis subsp. rotundata cultivar TDr96_F1 chromosome 10, TDr96_F1_v2_PseudoChromosome.rev07_lg8_w22 25.fasta, whole genome shotgun sequence encodes these proteins:
- the LOC120270057 gene encoding uncharacterized protein LOC120270057, protein MWNSSSLQFPSHFQIPGSQNPGKTLARVRREGASLISRTFLFRDSNRCGALRRRTEVLGSPVVAKSQVSEAAPSRISSGSDVVRDFYNGINRRDLESVELLIGEDCVYEDLVFSRPFVGRKAILEFFKKFTEGISEDLQFVIDDISNEDSSAVGVAWHLEWQGKLFPFSKGCSFYRLDVLDGRRQIVYGRDCVEPATKPGEMALVLIRGVTWLLQQFPQLADRL, encoded by the exons ATGTGGAACTCGAGTTCCCTCCAGTTCCCGTCCCACTTCCAAATTCCTGGAAGCCAAAATCCCGGGAAAACACTCGCAAGGGTTCGCAGAGAAGGTGCCTCCTTGATTTCGAGGACGTTCTTGTTCAGAGATTCTAATCGCTGCGGAGCCCTAAGACGGCGAACTGAGGTTTTGGGAAGCCCTGTGGTAGCGAAATCTCAGGTATCGGAAGCTGCTCCTTCGCGGATTTCTAGTGGTTCCGATGTTGTTAGGGATTTCTACAATGGGATTAATCGCCGGGATCTTGAGTCAGTGGAGCTTTTGATCGGAGAGGATTGTGTTTATGAGGATCTGGTCTTCTCTAGGCCATTTGTTGGTCGCAAG GCTATTCTTGAGTTTTTCAAGAAGTTCACAGAAGGTATTAGCGAAGACCTTCAGTTTGTTATTGATGACATATCTAATGAAGATTCATCAGCTGTTGGAGTTGCATGGCATTTGG AGTGGCAGGGTAAACTTTTTCCATTTAGCAAGGGTTGCAGTTTCTATCGTTTGGATGTGTTGGATGGCCGGAGACAGATAGT CTATGGGCGAGACTGTGTAGAACCTGCTACTAAGCCGGGGGAGATGGCATTG GTTTTAATCAGAGGAGTCACTTGGTTACTGCAACAATTTCCACAGCTAGCTGATAGATTGTGA
- the LOC120270212 gene encoding LOW QUALITY PROTEIN: pentatricopeptide repeat-containing protein At1g71460, chloroplastic-like (The sequence of the model RefSeq protein was modified relative to this genomic sequence to represent the inferred CDS: deleted 2 bases in 2 codons), with the protein HPPPLPAKQWKQELCYQPDYPPIPTLHFRPNRTKAQSPPSIIKIPKLPPKFSETTLLPLHSKNPHIVLHDLQRLARLGKLHECLTVLDYLEFRGIPVNATTFSALLSACARSRSLSAGRQIHVHIRINGLASNEFLLTKLVEMYAACGSPEDARKVFDDMPTKSVYPWNALLHGNVVSGRRWSLETLNVFSEMRELGVDANEYSYACLIKSFAGSPALLQGMKVHALLIKNGYVGDSLLLQTSLIDMYFKCGKVRMAMKVFDEIPERDIVLFGAVIAGFAHNSLKREALEYLRWMGSEGIEPNSVIVTMILPVIGELADRKLGREVHGYVLKRFRNYHKLVFVHSGLIDMYCKCGDMVSGRHVFYRSRERNVVSWTALMSGYASNGRFEQALRSLVWMQQERVTPDVVSIATALPVCAQLKALKQGKEIHAYALKHRFLPNISLSTSLMTLYAECGKLDYSSRVFGAVEKKSIIAWTALIDSNLKNQRPCDALDVFRTMNLANCRPDAVIIARILSAAGCLGTIKIGKEIHGQVLKLKLEPIPFVIAEVVHMYGKCGDMKNARIIFDRVQSIGSLTVTAIIEAYGYNFQYRKALALFDHMLSKGFIPNHYTFNAVLRFCEKEGLHDKALELFDSMVWKYNLKASEENYDCIISLLNHAGRIDDAQRFVHLKSTLVQT; encoded by the exons CACCCTCCACCTCTCCCGGCAAAACAATGGAAGCAAGAACTCTGCTATCAACCAGACTATCCCCCAATCCCCACCCTCCATTTCCGTCCAAACCGAACCAAAGCCCAATCTCCACCGTCCATAATCAAAATCCCCAAACTACCCCCCAAATTCTCCGAAACCACACTCCTGCCCCTCCACTCCAAGAACCCTCACATCGTCCTCCACGACCTCCAGCGCTTGGCCCGTCTCGGCAAGCTCCATGAATGCCTCACCGTCCTCGACTACCTCGAGTTCCGTGGCATCCCCGTCAATGCCACCACCTTCTCCGCCCTCCTCTCCGCCTGCGCCCGCTCTCGCTCCCTCTCCGCCGGCCGTCAAATCCATGTCCACATCCGCATCAATGGCCTCGCCTCTAACGAGTTCCTCCTCACCAAACTCGTCGAGATGTACGCTGCTTGTGGCTCTCCGGAGGATGCCCGCAAGGTGTTCGATGATATGCCGACGAAGAGCGTTTACCCCTGGAATGCTCTCCTTCATGGCAATGTCGTCAGTGGCCGTCGCTGGAGTTTGGAGACGTTGAATGTCTTCTCGGAGATGCGGGAGTTGGGAGTGGATGCTAATGAGTATAGTTATGCTTGCTTGATTAAGAGCTTTGCTGGATCTCCGGCGCTCTTGCAAGGGATGAAGGTTCATGCGTTGTTGATCAAGAATGGGTATGTTGGTGATTCATTGCTGCTTCAAACTAGTTTGATTGATATGTATTTTAAATGTGGGAAAGTTAGGATGGCCAtgaaggtgtttgatgaaattccTGAGAGGGATATTGTGTTGTTTGGGGCTGTGATTGCAGGCTTTGCTCATAATTCTTTGAAAAGAGAGGCTTTGGAGTATTTGAGGTGGATGGGGAGTGAGGGAATAGAGCCAAATTCGGTGATTGTGACAATGATATTGCCGGTGATTGGAGAGTTGGCGGATCGAAAATTGGGTCGGGAGGTTCACGGATATGTGTTGAAGAGGTTTAGGAATTACCATAAGTTGGTTTTTGTTCATTCAGGATTGATCGACATGTATTGCAAGTGTGGTGACATGGTATCTGGGAGGCATGTCTTTTATAGGTCGAGGGAAAGGAATGTAGTTTCATGGACTGCTCTGATGTCAGGATATGCATCAAACGGTCGGTTTGAGCAAGCTTTGAGATCATTGGTTTGGATGCAGCAAGAAAGGGTGACACCGGATGTTGTTTCAATAGCTACAGCCCTACCGGTTTGTGCGCAATTGAAAGCATTGAAGCAAGGGAAGGAAATCCATGCATATGCCTTGAAGCATCGGTTTCTCCCAAACATATCACTATCCACTTCTTTGATGACCTTGTATGCGGAGTGTGGAAAGTTAGATTACTCTAGTAGAGTGTTTGGTGCGGTGGAGAAGAAGAGTATTATAGCATGGACAGCACTAATTGATTCAAACCTAAAGAATCAGCGGCCTTGTGATGCTTTGGATGTTTTCAGAACAATGAATTTGGCTAATTGTAGGCCAGATGCCGTTATCATTGCTAGGATTTTGAGTGCAGCT GGATGTCTAGGGACGATAAAGATAGGGAAAGAGATTCATGGGCAGGTGCTGAAGCTGAAACTTGAACCTATACCTTTTGTTATAGCGGAAGTGGTGCACATGTATGGAAAGTGC GGGGACATGAAGAATGCTCGAATTATTTTCGACCGAGTTCAATCCATAGGATCACTAACAGTGACTGCTATTATAGAAGCCTATGGCTATAACTTTCAATATAGAAAAGCATTGGCTCTGTTTGATCACATGTTATCAAAAGGCTTCATTCCAAACCATTACACATTTAACGCGGTCTTGAGGTTCTGTGAGAAAGAGGGATTGCATGACAAGGCGCTCGAACTCTTCGATTCCATGGTGTGGAAGTATAATCTCAAAGCATCTGAAGAGAACTATGACTGCATTATCAGCCTTCTCAATCATGCGGGTAGAATTGATGATGCTCAGAGGTTTGTTCATCTGAAATCAACATTGGTTCAAACATGA